GGCTGGTGATCGCGGCTCTGCGTCAGCGCAACGAACGGCGTGACGCGCGGCGGGTCATAGGCGACGCCGAATGCCAACCGGATCGCGATCGACGGCGCCACCGGCGGCGGCGCGGCAGCGACGTGCTGGCCGATGCACAGCGGGCAATGGATCGCCCCGGGTTTCGCTTTGCCGGGCTCGACCGGCGCCGCCTGGTGGTCGGCGGTCGCGAGGCAGAACTGATCGCCGGCCAGCAATTGGAGCGGCGATTGCGCTGCGATCAAGGTGCTGGCGAGGACGACGTTGAGCACGAGCGCGTA
The DNA window shown above is from Rhodopseudomonas palustris HaA2 and carries:
- a CDS encoding DUF2946 family protein, which translates into the protein MAIWAAAYALVLNVVLASTLIAAQSPLQLLAGDQFCLATADHQAAPVEPGKAKPGAIHCPLCIGQHVAAAPPPVAPSIAIRLAFGVAYDPPRVTPFVALTQSRDHQPRGPPALS